One part of the Granulicella arctica genome encodes these proteins:
- the mobF gene encoding MobF family relaxase — translation MVSIPKPLSSGQAQTYHKLEYTSATQSYYKQGDEVKGEWQGRLAASFGLSGEVTAQEFSRLSEGQHPQTEAQMVRHRAAVEYQNANGKTVKAVEHRAGWDATFSAPKSVSLTALVGGDDRIREAHSAAVTVALNELEKYTQARIGGNNPAETTGKFIVAKFEHDTARPVDGYAAPQLHTHAVIFNVTERADGSTRALQERPFFESKQFATAVYQSELMYRLRGLGYEIEAGKSGAPEIKGYTQQYLDASSLRSHQIKDEMERKGVSGPRAAQIAAHSTREKKQELTRDEVLTAHRKVAVEYGHQPQQVVADARQRARMQEHDPDGNARAKEAVTYARDSLFEREAVADERLIFRDALRRGIGETTYAEVRADFEARRERGDFRSVETAKYASGRSFTTPETIAAERANVAHVIAGRNAVEPMMTAEKAQEQAASRSFLNDSQRRVIEEVLNSTDRILGLQGRAGTGKTVALASIREGAEKSGYTVEGFAPTSRASAQLREAGIDANTLQSFLARGEKHPSANPELRHLYMLDESSLASTRQMRSFLDKLKLDDRVLLIGDTSQHQGVDAGKPFEQMQNAGMRTSQLDRIMRQKDPELLKAVEHLAKNNTQQGIDMLASQGRVNEIPDKQERITTIAKDYAAQPDNTIIVSPDNRSRQQINEAVRVELLQNGTLADNSQHLRTLSHRSDMTGADRTWAARYDPGNVLQYTTGSKAEGIERDSFATVRSVDARANTLTVELANGASVVYDPRRLRGVNVFRETEREFATGDRIQLTAPYKELGLANRDLGTITGIENGQMSVRIDGKAGRTVTFDTAKFRQFDHGYAVTSHSSQGLTAGRVLAHFDTDSSHSLINTRLAYVAISRASDDARVYTNNAETLGVRLATDISKTAALDFRPPSSTTEIQQVVAAFRANNPATGTTLLQEQGRLHEYASPEHRLAAVALAYTAQEDRAVIVAPNVDERQELTQLIRDELRQQGRLATESRSVSIRVEQDFGNPRFAANYAPGDEIRYKAGSPVGHGIGDNSTATVLAVDARANTLTVATRDGNEVSYNPALLKKQTGQSTVYREEQRDLAVGERIRLTDSDRDAHIRSGDFATVERIGNDTTLSVRLDNGKSVELDSDQARNIEYGYVDETAQRAPVDRVLVTGDASQLTQQQEALTRLSPHIRDLTFYTSNSQELAVKKSIPDAEIVLVQNVILSNIDSFSKPSVPQIESEGFGLGL, via the coding sequence ATGGTCTCGATTCCTAAACCGCTCAGTTCCGGCCAGGCCCAGACCTATCACAAGCTGGAGTATACCTCCGCCACTCAGAGCTATTACAAACAGGGAGACGAAGTAAAAGGAGAGTGGCAGGGGCGGCTTGCGGCCTCGTTCGGACTCTCCGGCGAAGTCACGGCCCAGGAGTTTTCCCGGTTATCGGAAGGCCAGCATCCGCAGACGGAGGCCCAGATGGTTCGGCACAGGGCAGCCGTGGAGTATCAAAATGCGAATGGGAAGACCGTTAAAGCCGTGGAACATCGCGCCGGTTGGGACGCTACCTTTTCCGCGCCGAAGTCCGTGTCACTGACCGCCCTGGTCGGTGGAGATGACCGAATCCGCGAAGCCCATAGCGCCGCCGTCACGGTTGCATTGAACGAGTTGGAGAAGTACACACAGGCCCGCATCGGCGGGAACAATCCCGCCGAGACGACAGGCAAGTTCATCGTTGCAAAGTTTGAGCATGACACCGCCCGTCCGGTCGATGGTTACGCCGCGCCGCAGCTCCACACCCACGCTGTCATCTTCAATGTAACCGAACGCGCAGACGGTTCCACACGGGCCTTGCAAGAGCGCCCATTTTTCGAGAGCAAGCAGTTTGCGACCGCTGTGTATCAGTCAGAGTTGATGTACCGACTGCGTGGCCTGGGCTACGAAATAGAAGCAGGCAAGAGTGGTGCGCCGGAGATCAAAGGCTACACCCAGCAATATCTCGATGCTTCCAGTCTCCGATCGCACCAGATTAAAGATGAGATGGAGAGAAAGGGCGTCAGTGGCCCGAGGGCAGCGCAGATCGCGGCACATTCCACGCGGGAAAAGAAGCAGGAGCTTACACGGGACGAGGTGTTGACCGCTCATCGTAAAGTAGCCGTCGAGTATGGCCACCAGCCGCAACAGGTAGTAGCGGACGCTCGCCAGCGTGCCCGGATGCAGGAGCATGACCCTGATGGAAATGCTCGCGCAAAGGAAGCCGTCACCTATGCGCGGGACAGTCTTTTCGAGCGGGAAGCTGTCGCCGATGAACGGCTCATCTTCCGCGATGCGCTGCGGCGTGGCATAGGTGAGACGACCTATGCCGAGGTCCGCGCAGACTTCGAGGCGCGGCGCGAACGCGGTGACTTCCGCTCCGTAGAGACAGCGAAGTACGCCTCCGGTCGCAGCTTTACAACCCCGGAGACTATCGCCGCCGAACGCGCCAATGTTGCCCATGTAATTGCGGGACGGAATGCGGTCGAACCGATGATGACTGCCGAGAAAGCGCAAGAGCAAGCCGCATCGCGCAGCTTTCTCAATGACTCGCAGCGCCGTGTGATTGAGGAGGTTCTAAACTCCACCGACCGCATCCTCGGCCTGCAAGGACGGGCCGGGACCGGGAAGACCGTGGCCCTGGCCTCCATCCGCGAAGGCGCGGAAAAGAGTGGGTATACGGTCGAGGGCTTTGCCCCAACCTCCCGCGCCTCGGCACAGCTCCGTGAGGCCGGGATCGACGCGAACACGTTGCAGAGCTTCCTTGCCCGTGGCGAAAAGCATCCGAGCGCAAACCCCGAACTGCGCCACCTTTATATGCTGGATGAGTCGAGCCTTGCCAGCACCCGGCAGATGCGGTCGTTTCTGGACAAACTCAAACTGGATGACCGTGTGTTACTTATCGGAGATACCAGCCAGCATCAGGGCGTGGACGCCGGAAAGCCCTTCGAGCAGATGCAAAATGCTGGGATGCGTACCTCGCAGCTAGACCGGATCATGCGCCAGAAAGACCCCGAACTACTTAAGGCGGTTGAGCATCTTGCGAAGAACAACACACAGCAAGGTATCGACATGCTTGCGAGTCAGGGCCGGGTCAATGAGATTCCCGACAAGCAGGAGCGCATCACTACTATCGCCAAAGACTATGCGGCGCAACCCGACAACACCATCATCGTTTCTCCCGACAATCGCAGCCGTCAGCAGATCAATGAAGCGGTTCGCGTCGAACTGTTGCAGAATGGGACGCTGGCCGACAATAGCCAGCACCTTCGCACCCTCAGCCACCGCTCCGATATGACGGGTGCCGACCGAACCTGGGCGGCACGATACGATCCGGGCAATGTGCTCCAGTACACCACCGGCAGTAAAGCCGAAGGCATCGAACGGGATAGCTTCGCCACCGTGCGCTCCGTCGATGCCCGCGCAAACACGCTCACCGTGGAACTCGCAAATGGAGCCAGCGTGGTCTATGACCCACGACGACTGCGGGGCGTCAACGTCTTCCGTGAAACCGAGCGCGAGTTCGCCACCGGCGACCGAATCCAGCTCACCGCTCCTTATAAAGAACTTGGGCTTGCAAACCGTGATCTCGGCACCATCACCGGCATCGAGAACGGGCAGATGTCCGTGCGGATCGACGGTAAAGCTGGGCGCACCGTCACCTTCGATACTGCCAAGTTCAGGCAGTTCGACCACGGCTACGCTGTGACCTCGCACAGTTCGCAAGGTCTCACGGCTGGCCGTGTGCTGGCTCATTTCGATACCGACAGCTCGCACAGTCTCATCAACACCCGGCTTGCTTATGTAGCCATTTCGCGAGCCTCTGACGATGCGCGGGTGTATACGAATAATGCTGAAACTCTTGGGGTACGGTTGGCAACCGACATCTCGAAGACCGCCGCTCTCGACTTCCGGCCACCGAGTTCCACAACCGAAATACAGCAGGTGGTCGCTGCTTTCCGTGCGAACAATCCCGCGACCGGTACGACATTATTACAGGAGCAAGGGCGTCTCCACGAGTACGCGAGCCCGGAACATAGGCTTGCCGCCGTTGCTCTCGCATATACCGCGCAGGAAGATCGCGCCGTCATCGTCGCTCCCAATGTTGACGAACGGCAGGAACTTACCCAGCTCATTCGTGATGAGTTGCGACAACAGGGGCGGCTTGCAACGGAAAGCCGCTCCGTCTCAATCCGGGTCGAGCAGGACTTCGGCAATCCCCGTTTCGCGGCGAACTATGCGCCCGGTGATGAGATACGCTATAAGGCTGGCAGCCCCGTGGGGCATGGCATCGGCGATAACAGCACGGCTACCGTACTAGCGGTCGATGCCCGCGCCAACACCCTTACCGTCGCGACCCGCGACGGCAACGAAGTCTCCTACAATCCCGCTCTCCTGAAAAAACAGACCGGCCAGAGTACGGTGTACCGCGAGGAGCAGCGCGATCTTGCTGTGGGTGAACGTATCCGGCTCACTGACTCAGACCGTGATGCTCATATCCGTTCCGGCGACTTTGCTACCGTGGAGCGCATCGGGAATGACACTACGCTCTCCGTGCGGCTTGATAACGGGAAGTCGGTTGAATTGGATTCCGATCAAGCCCGGAATATCGAGTATGGCTATGTCGACGAGACCGCACAGCGCGCTCCCGTCGATCGTGTTCTTGTCACCGGTGATGCCTCGCAGCTTACCCAACAACAGGAGGCGCTCACACGCCTCTCTCCGCATATCCGCGATCTCACCTTCTACACGTCGAACAGCCAGGAGCTTGCAGTAAAGAAATCCATTCCAGACGCGGAGATTGTGCTGGTGCAGAACGTGATTTTGTCGAATATCGACAGTTTCTCCAAGCCTTCCGTGCCCCAGATCGAGTCAGAGGGATTCGGTCTCGGACTCTGA
- a CDS encoding type IV secretion system DNA-binding domain-containing protein: protein MATQWGRKETIIWPPHAPVMSYSAIAAAILCTGLFLWQRLHFSLPPLQQSYITEYIRAEVGAAVHTHGTYRLLYLGGGKAKPRLALPVDFAVGKTTLPDGRFIPFALSELAQAQGYRFPFRGPAQKVADAALYRWLRYAIFDGNGPFGVFIVSFTEGGVCLAVMLWFAIPRDIQRFRQMKYGRVLRGPLMLSPKEFNKVQKGDGIGFKTTESDKMMRIPLRKEAQHLQLMGDTGVGKTQLIMQCLRQIRQRGDSAIVYDPACEYIQRFYDAGREDIVLNPLDTRCPYWGPAQEMESNAEADAIAASLYQPATADKDEFFHQTPAQIFAHLLKLGPTPHQLAEWMASDTELMKRVEGTEMAFYIDRKAGPQRAGVLSSLGLVAKCFRLLPQRDEKRPVWNARTWAKKRKGWIFITSRPPERETLRPLHSLWIDLLVMRLLTAPQPGQKPVWFVIDELASLQKLPQLHTAITENRKSKNPLVLGFQGKAQLEVIYGHLAEVMLSQPATKIFMKTAEPKAAEWISEAIGKVEIERLKETKFDGSRSGKNFTVERQIEPLVMGSEITGLDDRHAYLKLGNNVARFAFDYLDLPTPTPGFLPRQSPDGEMSFDPDTLEPRTPKSAKPEVRTEPVATTDTVESMANDAPLALEKNPIPWPMKDTNEPARAGELNRPAPASPPTVVADTDTAQEDLHGPEYVREL from the coding sequence ATGGCAACACAATGGGGTAGAAAAGAGACGATCATCTGGCCTCCGCACGCACCGGTGATGAGCTACAGCGCGATAGCGGCCGCAATCCTCTGCACTGGCTTGTTCCTCTGGCAGCGGCTTCATTTCTCTCTGCCTCCCTTGCAGCAGTCCTACATCACTGAATACATACGCGCCGAGGTTGGAGCTGCCGTCCACACCCACGGCACCTATCGGCTGCTGTATCTCGGTGGCGGAAAAGCCAAGCCGCGTCTCGCGTTGCCGGTGGACTTCGCAGTAGGCAAGACGACGCTCCCGGACGGCAGATTCATTCCGTTCGCACTCTCGGAGTTGGCACAAGCGCAGGGGTATCGCTTTCCGTTTCGCGGTCCAGCGCAGAAGGTCGCGGACGCCGCGCTGTACCGCTGGCTCCGCTATGCGATTTTCGATGGCAATGGGCCATTCGGCGTGTTTATCGTGAGTTTCACTGAAGGTGGAGTTTGTCTTGCGGTGATGCTCTGGTTCGCCATTCCAAGGGACATCCAGCGATTCCGGCAGATGAAGTATGGGCGGGTCCTGCGCGGCCCGCTCATGCTCTCGCCCAAGGAGTTCAACAAGGTGCAGAAGGGTGACGGCATCGGCTTCAAAACTACGGAATCCGACAAGATGATGCGGATTCCGCTGCGGAAAGAAGCGCAGCATCTTCAGCTCATGGGCGATACCGGAGTTGGTAAGACCCAACTTATTATGCAGTGCCTTCGCCAGATTCGTCAGCGCGGCGATTCTGCGATTGTTTATGACCCGGCTTGCGAGTACATCCAGAGATTTTACGACGCCGGACGCGAGGACATCGTACTAAACCCGCTCGACACCCGCTGCCCCTATTGGGGTCCGGCGCAGGAGATGGAGTCGAATGCCGAGGCCGACGCTATTGCGGCCTCGCTCTATCAACCGGCCACTGCTGATAAAGACGAGTTCTTTCACCAGACCCCGGCGCAGATTTTCGCGCACCTGTTGAAGCTCGGGCCGACGCCGCATCAGCTCGCCGAGTGGATGGCGAGCGATACGGAATTGATGAAGCGGGTAGAAGGAACGGAGATGGCCTTCTACATCGACCGCAAGGCTGGCCCGCAACGCGCCGGTGTACTTTCATCTCTCGGTTTGGTTGCCAAGTGTTTCCGGCTTCTGCCTCAAAGGGATGAGAAACGGCCAGTATGGAACGCCCGCACTTGGGCCAAAAAACGTAAGGGATGGATATTCATTACGTCTCGTCCGCCCGAACGGGAAACGCTGCGTCCGTTGCACTCACTCTGGATTGATTTGCTTGTCATGCGCCTGCTGACCGCACCTCAGCCGGGACAGAAGCCTGTCTGGTTCGTGATCGACGAGCTGGCGAGTTTGCAGAAATTGCCGCAGCTCCATACCGCCATCACTGAGAACCGGAAGAGTAAAAATCCGCTCGTTCTCGGCTTCCAGGGCAAAGCCCAGCTTGAAGTGATCTATGGGCATCTTGCCGAAGTCATGTTGTCGCAGCCCGCCACCAAAATCTTTATGAAGACCGCGGAGCCAAAAGCAGCCGAATGGATTTCGGAGGCCATTGGCAAAGTCGAAATCGAACGGCTGAAAGAGACGAAGTTCGATGGCTCGCGGTCGGGCAAGAACTTCACCGTGGAGCGCCAGATCGAGCCGCTTGTGATGGGTTCGGAGATCACCGGCCTCGATGACCGCCACGCTTACTTGAAGCTGGGAAATAATGTCGCCCGCTTTGCTTTCGACTACTTGGACCTGCCCACGCCGACACCGGGATTTCTGCCCCGGCAGTCCCCGGACGGGGAGATGAGTTTCGATCCCGACACGTTAGAGCCGCGTACCCCGAAATCCGCTAAGCCGGAAGTAAGAACGGAACCAGTGGCCACTACAGACACGGTGGAGTCTATGGCGAACGATGCACCACTTGCTCTCGAAAAGAACCCGATTCCGTGGCCCATGAAGGATACGAATGAACCTGCGCGCGCCGGCGAATTGAACCGGCCCGCGCCTGCCTCTCCCCCCACAGTCGTTGCCGACACCGACACCGCACAGGAAGATTTGCATGGTCCTGAATATGTCAGGGAGCTGTAA
- a CDS encoding plasmid mobilization protein, with translation MDTSQNTTISMDVRLARSAGRTGRDRMANARVTAKEQRELHDAAHAQGKSLSEWAREILLREARRSQDDAVFTELVATRMLLVNLIKPLILGEKVSPTWITEAMTMVRKEKHKAAQDVMQQYTQNAGKE, from the coding sequence CACTTCGCAAAACACCACGATCAGCATGGATGTTCGACTGGCGCGATCCGCAGGCCGCACCGGAAGAGACCGCATGGCAAATGCTCGTGTGACTGCCAAGGAGCAGCGCGAGTTGCACGACGCAGCTCATGCACAGGGCAAATCGCTCAGTGAATGGGCACGCGAGATTCTCTTGAGGGAAGCACGTCGCTCCCAGGATGACGCTGTATTCACGGAACTGGTAGCCACACGGATGCTGTTGGTGAACCTCATCAAGCCTCTCATCCTCGGTGAAAAGGTATCGCCTACATGGATCACGGAAGCGATGACGATGGTGCGTAAGGAGAAGCATAAGGCCGCGCAGGATGTGATGCAGCAGTACACGCAGAACGCAGGAAAGGAGTAA